One genomic segment of Amycolatopsis sp. Hca4 includes these proteins:
- a CDS encoding Lsr2 family protein, with the protein MAQKVSVEILDDIDGSAAAQTVQFSLDGVTFEIDLSDRNAAALRDELARYIGAARRVGGRKVRVATGQSTTASDRERNQRIRAWANENGFDVSERGRLSSEVVAAYERAHGTETESAAPSTRKRGARRKAAA; encoded by the coding sequence GTGGCCCAGAAAGTCTCGGTCGAGATCCTCGACGACATCGACGGCAGCGCCGCCGCACAGACCGTCCAGTTCAGCCTCGACGGCGTCACCTTCGAAATCGACCTTTCGGACCGCAACGCGGCCGCCCTGCGCGACGAACTGGCCCGCTACATCGGCGCCGCCCGCCGGGTCGGCGGCCGGAAGGTGCGCGTGGCCACCGGCCAGTCGACCACCGCCTCCGACCGCGAGCGCAACCAGCGGATCCGGGCCTGGGCGAACGAGAACGGTTTCGACGTCTCCGAACGCGGCCGCCTCTCCTCCGAAGTCGTCGCCGCCTACGAGCGCGCGCACGGTACCGAGACGGAATCGGCGGCGCCGTCCACGCGAAAGCGCGGTGCGCGCAGGAAAGCCGCAGCCTGA
- a CDS encoding LacI family DNA-binding transcriptional regulator yields the protein MTVLDLSDPRPTLADVARAAGVSSATASRVLNGFPQVRAETRRQVEQAVRALGYVRQRAARAGEAQRTGTVAVVLCEDGLRLFSDPFFGRIMGGIDRTLTAAGIQVVVLMMQAAAQDTTFRYLAGGHVDGALFVSTHARSTTALSCVDLPVVSAGRPVVPDPARYTYVDVDNRGGAEAAVRHLQATGRRRIATVAGPKDMAPGRDRLTGYLTAIAGAGPIDAGAVAHGDFGQASGEHAMRRLLDRRPDLDAVFVASDMMAVGALRALRRTGRRVPDDVAVVGFDNSPVSRTTDPPLTTVSQPVDALGARSAGELLAAIDGTARRPRRVVLGTTLVVRESA from the coding sequence ATGACCGTTCTCGACCTTTCCGATCCGCGGCCGACCCTGGCCGACGTGGCCCGGGCCGCCGGTGTCTCGTCGGCGACGGCGTCGCGGGTGCTCAACGGGTTCCCGCAGGTGCGCGCCGAGACCCGGCGCCAGGTCGAACAGGCCGTGCGCGCCCTCGGCTACGTGCGGCAGCGAGCGGCGCGGGCGGGGGAGGCGCAACGGACCGGCACGGTCGCCGTCGTGCTATGCGAGGACGGCCTGCGGCTGTTCTCCGACCCGTTCTTCGGCCGCATCATGGGCGGCATCGACCGCACGCTCACCGCGGCGGGCATCCAGGTCGTGGTGCTGATGATGCAGGCGGCCGCCCAGGACACCACCTTCCGCTACCTCGCCGGCGGGCACGTCGACGGGGCGCTGTTCGTCAGCACGCACGCGCGGTCCACCACGGCCCTGTCCTGCGTGGACCTCCCGGTCGTCAGCGCCGGCCGGCCGGTGGTCCCCGACCCCGCCCGGTACACGTACGTGGACGTGGACAACCGCGGCGGCGCCGAGGCGGCGGTGCGCCACCTCCAGGCCACCGGACGACGGCGGATCGCGACGGTCGCGGGCCCGAAGGACATGGCGCCGGGCCGCGACCGGCTCACCGGCTACCTCACCGCGATCGCCGGAGCGGGCCCCATCGACGCGGGCGCGGTGGCCCACGGCGACTTCGGCCAGGCCTCCGGCGAGCACGCGATGCGGCGCCTGCTGGACCGGCGCCCGGACCTGGACGCGGTGTTCGTCGCCTCGGACATGATGGCGGTGGGCGCACTGCGCGCCTTGCGCCGCACCGGCCGCCGGGTACCCGACGACGTCGCGGTGGTCGGCTTCGACAACTCACCGGTCTCGCGGACGACCGACCCACCGCTGACAACGGTGAGCCAGCCGGTCGACGCCCTCGGCGCCCGCTCGGCGGGCGAGCTGCTCGCGGCGATCGACGGGACGGCCCGGCGGCCGCGGCGGGTGGTGCTGGGGACCACGTTGGTGGTTCGGGAGTCCGCCTGA
- a CDS encoding AMP-binding protein, protein MEPELLELTVTVPHSPAAVWTIVGSPHLYPRFVRGITSCEPVSEATGRGARYRYRAGGEGEAEIFVHRRDEQLAWSGRQHRMSVVLRPVPGGCALTILLTLLDGRSPAMPRIRQRILDAVAAISDHLGGVPAADPPSSRPSKREFARILVKAGVLTPAQPAGTLRQLRSVGRWGSTLAGGYEAVARRAPDSLALCDERSERTFGELDDRTSRLAAVLERHDVTAGSRVLLMCRNHNAMVEAMIACSKLGADVALMNTGLALGQVAEFALRHGSRLVLADAEFAALRRRLPPEVPQLWTWPPGDGWHGATIEDLIEAQPPTRIAPPAEPGRLVVLTSGTSGPPKGARRPTPNNVADAAAVLSEIPLRAGEPILVAAPLFHTWGLAALQLGMALRAGLVLPRRFDPEATLAMIERQRCTALFAVPTMLRRLLDLPERTRARYDLSSLRVVASSGAGLPGRLGEEFMDAFGDILYNLYGSTEVSWAAIAGPRDLRAARGTAGRAPIGTVIRVLDRAGAPVPPGATGRLYVGNRLLFDGYTDGEQLDVRDGLMDTGDRGYVDANGLLFVQGREDEMIVSGGENVAPAPVEEVLLALPEVREAAVVGVQDAKYGQRLAAYLVLAPGAQLDEDTVRSHVRERLARFAVPRDVVFVEELPRNATGKVVKRALRRNYRW, encoded by the coding sequence ATGGAACCGGAACTGCTCGAGCTCACCGTCACCGTTCCGCACAGCCCCGCGGCGGTGTGGACGATCGTCGGCAGCCCGCACCTCTACCCGCGGTTCGTCCGCGGGATCACCTCGTGCGAGCCCGTTTCCGAGGCGACCGGCCGGGGCGCGCGCTACCGGTACCGCGCCGGTGGCGAGGGCGAGGCCGAGATCTTCGTCCACCGGCGGGACGAGCAGCTGGCCTGGTCCGGGCGGCAGCACCGGATGTCCGTCGTGCTGCGGCCGGTGCCCGGCGGCTGCGCGCTCACCATCCTGCTCACCCTGCTCGACGGCCGCTCGCCGGCGATGCCGCGGATCCGGCAGCGGATCCTGGACGCGGTCGCCGCGATCAGCGACCACCTCGGCGGCGTCCCCGCGGCGGATCCGCCGTCGTCGCGGCCGTCCAAGCGCGAGTTCGCGCGGATCCTGGTGAAGGCCGGCGTCCTCACCCCGGCCCAGCCGGCCGGGACGCTGCGGCAGCTGCGCTCGGTCGGCCGCTGGGGCTCGACGCTGGCCGGAGGCTACGAGGCGGTGGCGCGGCGCGCGCCGGATTCCCTCGCTCTGTGCGACGAGCGCTCCGAGCGGACCTTCGGCGAGCTCGACGACCGCACCTCCCGGCTGGCCGCCGTGCTGGAGCGCCACGACGTCACCGCGGGCTCGCGGGTGCTCCTGATGTGCCGCAACCACAACGCGATGGTCGAGGCGATGATCGCCTGCAGCAAGCTGGGCGCGGACGTGGCCCTGATGAACACCGGGCTGGCGCTCGGGCAGGTCGCCGAGTTCGCGCTGCGGCACGGTTCCCGGCTCGTGCTCGCCGACGCCGAGTTCGCCGCGCTGCGCCGGCGGCTGCCGCCGGAGGTGCCGCAGCTGTGGACGTGGCCGCCGGGGGACGGGTGGCACGGCGCGACGATCGAAGACCTCATCGAAGCGCAGCCGCCCACCCGGATCGCCCCGCCCGCCGAGCCGGGCCGACTCGTCGTGCTCACCTCGGGCACGTCCGGTCCGCCGAAGGGCGCGCGCCGCCCGACCCCGAACAACGTCGCCGACGCCGCCGCGGTGCTGTCGGAAATCCCGCTGCGGGCCGGGGAACCGATCCTGGTCGCCGCCCCGCTGTTCCACACCTGGGGCCTGGCCGCGCTCCAGCTCGGCATGGCGCTGCGGGCGGGTCTGGTGCTGCCCCGGCGGTTCGACCCCGAAGCGACGCTGGCGATGATCGAACGGCAGCGCTGCACGGCGTTGTTCGCGGTGCCGACGATGCTGCGGCGGCTGCTGGACCTGCCGGAGCGCACGCGAGCCCGCTACGACCTGTCTTCCCTGCGCGTGGTCGCCAGCTCCGGCGCCGGGCTGCCGGGCCGGCTGGGCGAGGAGTTCATGGACGCCTTCGGCGACATCCTCTACAACCTGTACGGCTCGACCGAGGTGTCCTGGGCCGCGATCGCCGGACCCCGCGACCTCCGCGCGGCCCGCGGTACGGCCGGCCGCGCCCCGATCGGCACGGTGATCCGCGTCCTGGACCGGGCTGGCGCCCCGGTCCCGCCCGGCGCGACGGGCCGGCTCTACGTGGGCAACCGCCTGCTGTTCGACGGGTACACCGACGGCGAGCAGCTGGACGTCCGCGACGGCCTGATGGACACCGGCGACCGCGGGTACGTCGACGCGAACGGGCTGCTGTTCGTCCAGGGCCGCGAAGACGAGATGATCGTCTCCGGCGGCGAGAACGTGGCCCCGGCACCGGTGGAGGAAGTCCTGCTGGCCCTGCCGGAAGTCCGCGAGGCGGCGGTGGTCGGCGTGCAGGACGCCAAGTACGGCCAGCGCCTGGCGGCCTACCTGGTGCTGGCCCCGGGCGCGCAGCTGGACGAGGACACGGTGCGCTCCCACGTCCGCGAGCGACTGGCGCGGTTCGCCGTGCCGCGGGACGTCGTGTTCGTCGAGGAACTGCCGCGCAACGCCACGGGGAAGGTCGTGAAACGCGCCCTGCGCCGCAACTACCGCTGGTGA
- a CDS encoding alpha/beta hydrolase: protein MLGTVLASALLLTGTAPAVADTGWAPAPVAWAACPDDPESPPPDGECGTLRVPLDWNAPHGPTIALAVGRHRATDSAHRLGVLLADLGGPGSASAEFAVTPGLLSPEVQARFDVVGFDVRGTGRSEFIECAGAGEPPDDVPTDRAGFAALRDYQEKAVADCRARNLPVFDHADTATNARDMEALRRALGEPELSFLGISYGTLLGQEYAELHGDRVRAMVLDSTIDHSADLERFLGDRAAAADDAFRRFAAWCDGTPTCALHGQDVFAAWRKALAVTAGVPQQQNGLRDRVLKDMYGPDWADVGQVIADAAAGRLPVSAQFAYNYDSIRMAVVCQDFDLRIRGFAQYSALHAEELRRGPVMRGSTLGHGEAMACLGVHGPPANPPHRLDIRRAPRILLLNSRHDPATPYAWALSLHRQAPANTTLLTWEGAGHAVYPKSTCARSAADRYLLTLEAPRDDVGCPA, encoded by the coding sequence GTGCTGGGAACCGTTCTGGCGAGCGCACTTCTGCTGACCGGCACCGCCCCCGCGGTCGCGGACACCGGCTGGGCACCGGCCCCGGTCGCCTGGGCCGCCTGCCCCGACGACCCCGAAAGTCCTCCCCCGGACGGCGAATGCGGCACGCTGCGGGTGCCGCTGGACTGGAACGCCCCGCACGGGCCGACGATCGCGCTGGCGGTGGGCCGGCACCGCGCCACGGATTCCGCCCACCGGCTCGGCGTGCTGCTGGCCGATCTGGGCGGCCCCGGCTCGGCGAGCGCGGAATTCGCCGTGACCCCGGGCCTGCTCAGCCCGGAGGTCCAGGCCCGGTTCGACGTCGTGGGCTTCGACGTGCGAGGCACCGGCCGCAGCGAGTTCATCGAGTGCGCCGGCGCGGGTGAGCCGCCGGACGACGTGCCCACCGACCGCGCCGGATTCGCCGCGCTGCGGGACTACCAGGAGAAAGCCGTCGCCGACTGCCGCGCCCGCAACCTCCCGGTGTTCGACCACGCGGACACCGCGACCAACGCGCGGGACATGGAGGCGCTCCGCCGCGCGCTCGGCGAGCCGGAGCTCAGCTTCCTCGGCATCTCCTACGGCACGCTGCTCGGCCAGGAGTACGCGGAACTGCACGGCGACCGGGTGCGGGCGATGGTGCTCGACAGCACCATCGACCACAGCGCCGACCTCGAGCGGTTCCTCGGCGACCGCGCCGCCGCCGCGGACGACGCGTTCCGCCGGTTCGCCGCGTGGTGCGACGGGACGCCGACCTGCGCGCTGCACGGGCAAGACGTCTTCGCCGCCTGGCGGAAAGCCCTGGCGGTGACCGCCGGTGTGCCACAGCAGCAGAACGGCCTGCGCGACCGGGTGCTCAAGGACATGTACGGCCCCGACTGGGCCGACGTGGGCCAGGTCATCGCCGACGCCGCCGCCGGCCGCCTGCCGGTCAGCGCCCAGTTCGCCTACAACTACGACTCGATCCGCATGGCCGTCGTCTGTCAGGACTTCGACCTCCGGATCCGCGGTTTCGCGCAGTATTCGGCCTTGCACGCCGAAGAACTGCGCCGCGGGCCGGTCATGCGCGGCAGCACGCTGGGCCACGGCGAAGCGATGGCTTGCCTGGGTGTGCACGGCCCGCCGGCGAACCCGCCGCACCGGCTGGACATCCGGCGGGCCCCGCGGATCCTGCTGCTGAACTCCCGCCACGATCCGGCGACCCCGTACGCCTGGGCTCTCTCCCTCCACCGCCAGGCACCGGCGAACACGACGTTGCTGACGTGGGAGGGCGCCGGCCACGCGGTCTACCCGAAGAGCACCTGCGCCCGTTCGGCCGCGGACCGCTATCTGCTGACGCTGGAGGCACCCCGGGACGACGTCGGCTGTCCGGCCTGA
- a CDS encoding glycoside hydrolase family 3 N-terminal domain-containing protein, translating to MQLRHETTAAGGVNRRSVLAGLAGSVATAGLLAPSAAEAQTARPERDPRVEALLARMTLAEKIGQLQLVGDETTARAALAAGRLGGVFSVVGAAKLNALQRIAVEQTRLKIPLVFGLDVIHGYTTNFPIPLAQGASFDPAVAGTDAAVSAREARRSGIHWTYAPMMDVTHEPRWGRIAEGYGEDPYLATQFAVAKVRGYQGDDYSSSDRVAACAKHFVAYGGAEGGRDYNTVDVSLQRLHNLYLPPFKASVEAGVATVMASFNTVSGVPAHGNGYVLHDVLKGAYGFRGFVVSDYTGIEELIRHGLAGDGADAAAAALPAGVDMEMVSTNYARFAERLLADRRITRDQLDDAVRRILLVKVRLGLFERPYVDEAGEVKAPSPAALAASRQAAARCMVLLKNEGSLLPLAKSVGSVAVVGPLGAATYDLNGTWAGLGTGAGTTPPVTVVDGIKAAAPGATVGYSPGCAVEGTDTSGFAAAQQAARAADVTVVVVGETAAMSGEAAARSSIDLPGVQQQLVAAVKETGKPFVVVLVNGRPLTIPYLHDNAPAILEAWAPGVQGGHAVADVLFGVVNPGGKLPVSFPRAVGQIPIYYNHENTGRPADPANKYTSKYLDLASGPLYEFGHGLSYTTFRVDGLRLSATRLPARGGRIEVSATVTNTGGRAGDEVVQLYLRDPVASIVQPVRRLRGFRRVTLAAGASTTVSFPLTPDDVGFYDNTARFRVEPGEIQVYVGTSSAATLSASFTVV from the coding sequence ATGCAGCTGCGTCACGAAACCACGGCCGCGGGCGGGGTGAACCGGCGCAGCGTGCTCGCCGGCCTCGCCGGTTCCGTTGCCACCGCCGGGCTGCTCGCCCCTTCGGCGGCCGAGGCGCAGACCGCGCGGCCGGAACGGGATCCCCGCGTCGAGGCGCTGCTCGCGCGGATGACCCTCGCCGAGAAGATCGGCCAGCTCCAGCTCGTCGGCGACGAGACCACCGCCCGCGCGGCGCTGGCCGCCGGACGGCTCGGCGGGGTGTTCTCCGTCGTCGGGGCCGCGAAACTCAATGCGCTGCAACGCATCGCCGTCGAGCAGACCCGGCTGAAGATCCCGCTGGTCTTCGGCCTCGACGTCATCCACGGCTACACCACCAACTTCCCCATCCCGCTCGCGCAGGGCGCGAGCTTCGACCCCGCCGTCGCCGGCACCGACGCCGCCGTCTCGGCGAGGGAGGCGCGCCGCAGCGGGATCCACTGGACCTACGCGCCGATGATGGACGTCACCCACGAGCCGCGGTGGGGCCGGATCGCCGAGGGCTACGGCGAAGACCCCTACCTGGCCACGCAGTTCGCCGTCGCCAAGGTGCGCGGCTACCAGGGTGACGACTACTCCTCGTCGGACCGGGTTGCCGCCTGCGCCAAGCACTTCGTCGCCTACGGCGGGGCCGAAGGCGGGCGCGACTACAACACCGTGGACGTCTCCCTGCAGCGGCTGCACAACCTCTACCTGCCGCCGTTCAAGGCCAGCGTCGAAGCCGGCGTCGCCACCGTCATGGCGAGCTTCAACACCGTCAGCGGCGTTCCCGCGCACGGCAACGGTTACGTCCTGCACGACGTCCTCAAAGGCGCCTACGGCTTCCGCGGCTTCGTCGTCAGCGACTACACCGGCATCGAGGAGCTCATCCGGCACGGCCTGGCGGGCGACGGCGCGGACGCCGCGGCGGCCGCACTGCCCGCCGGTGTCGACATGGAGATGGTCAGCACGAACTACGCCCGGTTCGCCGAGCGGCTGCTGGCCGACCGCCGGATCACCCGGGACCAGCTCGACGACGCCGTCCGCCGGATCCTGCTCGTCAAGGTCCGGCTCGGCCTGTTCGAACGTCCCTACGTCGACGAAGCCGGCGAGGTGAAAGCGCCTTCACCGGCCGCGCTGGCCGCGTCGCGGCAGGCGGCCGCGCGGTGCATGGTGCTGCTCAAGAACGAGGGATCCCTGCTGCCGCTGGCGAAGAGCGTCGGCTCGGTCGCCGTCGTCGGACCGCTCGGGGCGGCGACCTACGACCTCAACGGCACCTGGGCGGGCCTGGGCACCGGCGCCGGGACGACGCCGCCGGTGACCGTCGTGGACGGGATCAAGGCCGCTGCACCCGGCGCCACCGTCGGCTACAGCCCGGGCTGCGCGGTCGAGGGCACCGACACCAGCGGCTTCGCCGCCGCGCAGCAGGCCGCGCGCGCCGCCGACGTGACGGTTGTGGTCGTCGGCGAAACCGCCGCGATGAGCGGCGAGGCGGCGGCCCGCAGCAGCATCGACCTGCCCGGGGTGCAGCAGCAGCTGGTGGCCGCGGTCAAGGAGACCGGGAAGCCGTTCGTGGTCGTGCTCGTCAACGGCCGCCCGCTGACCATCCCGTACCTGCACGACAACGCGCCCGCCATCCTCGAGGCGTGGGCACCGGGCGTGCAGGGTGGCCACGCGGTCGCGGACGTCCTCTTCGGCGTGGTCAACCCGGGCGGCAAGCTGCCGGTGAGCTTCCCGCGCGCGGTGGGCCAGATCCCGATCTACTACAACCACGAGAACACCGGCCGCCCGGCCGACCCGGCGAACAAGTACACGTCCAAGTACCTGGACCTGGCGAGCGGACCGCTCTACGAGTTCGGTCACGGCCTGTCGTACACGACCTTCCGCGTCGACGGCCTGCGGCTGTCGGCCACCCGCCTCCCGGCCCGCGGCGGCCGGATCGAGGTGAGCGCGACGGTGACCAACACCGGCGGCCGCGCCGGCGACGAGGTGGTCCAGCTCTACCTGCGCGACCCGGTCGCGAGCATCGTCCAGCCGGTGCGCAGGCTGCGCGGCTTCCGCCGGGTGACGCTGGCCGCGGGCGCGTCGACGACGGTCTCGTTCCCCCTCACCCCGGACGACGTCGGGTTCTACGACAACACCGCCCGCTTCCGCGTCGAGCCGGGCGAGATCCAGGTGTACGTGGGCACCAGTTCGGCGGCCACGCTCTCGGCGAGCTTCACCGTGGTCTGA